One Pseudomonadales bacterium genomic region harbors:
- a CDS encoding ferric reductase-like transmembrane domain-containing protein: MNATATASLPWEIYDNSLYLSGLLSIGLMSVTMMLAIRPAWLEAPFNGLDQIYRLHKWTGILAVVFAVLHWLIEMGDDLIKSMFGRAGRLPEQDFSGFVDMMRDGAEAIGEWAVYLVVAMLVLTLWKRFPYKLWRYLHRAMPVLYLLLVFHAVWLAPLVWWQQPVGLLMALLLTGGSFVSILSLRGKVGQSRQVQGTIKSISTSATGIIEVECQLEKKWQGHRAGQFAFVTFDCSEGAHPFTIASSDQGNGQVSFQIKALGDYTKRLDRQLKIGQSITVEGPYGKFNLKQCKPNATQIWVAGGIGVTPFLAWLEELKNQPEYSPVAQMHYSTSNSATDPFVTRLEKACSGLPGIQLHIHDSHQGNKLTADQLLTQHSKKDAMEVWFCGPTGWAKILEKELQERLPGALLFRQEAFELR, from the coding sequence ATGAACGCCACAGCAACTGCCTCGCTGCCATGGGAAATTTATGATAATAGCCTCTATCTTAGCGGGTTGCTGTCCATCGGTTTAATGTCAGTGACCATGATGCTGGCTATCCGTCCAGCCTGGTTAGAGGCGCCATTCAATGGTCTTGATCAAATTTATCGCCTGCACAAGTGGACGGGTATTTTGGCGGTCGTTTTTGCAGTGCTTCACTGGTTGATCGAAATGGGTGATGACCTGATTAAGTCAATGTTTGGACGAGCTGGACGTTTACCCGAGCAGGATTTTTCAGGTTTTGTCGACATGATGAGAGATGGAGCTGAAGCGATTGGCGAATGGGCGGTCTATCTGGTTGTTGCCATGCTCGTGCTTACCCTGTGGAAACGGTTTCCCTACAAACTCTGGCGCTATTTACATCGTGCCATGCCTGTACTTTATCTATTACTGGTATTTCACGCTGTTTGGTTAGCACCCCTCGTTTGGTGGCAACAACCGGTAGGCTTGCTGATGGCACTGTTGCTGACAGGAGGAAGCTTCGTCAGCATCCTGTCCCTCCGAGGAAAGGTGGGACAGTCTCGGCAGGTTCAGGGCACTATCAAGTCAATCTCAACCTCGGCAACGGGCATCATCGAAGTTGAGTGTCAGCTTGAGAAAAAATGGCAAGGGCATCGTGCAGGACAGTTTGCTTTCGTTACCTTTGATTGTAGCGAAGGGGCTCACCCTTTTACCATTGCCAGCTCAGATCAGGGTAACGGCCAAGTCAGTTTTCAGATTAAGGCGCTGGGCGACTATACCAAGCGCCTGGACCGCCAACTAAAAATTGGTCAATCGATCACTGTTGAAGGCCCTTATGGAAAGTTTAACTTAAAACAATGCAAGCCTAATGCCACGCAAATCTGGGTCGCTGGAGGCATTGGTGTAACGCCTTTTTTAGCCTGGCTTGAAGAACTAAAAAATCAGCCGGAATATTCACCCGTAGCTCAAATGCATTACAGCACGAGTAATAGCGCAACTGACCCCTTTGTTACGCGTTTAGAAAAGGCTTGTAGCGGTTTACCCGGTATTCAACTGCATATACATGACAGCCATCAAGGCAACAAACTCACGGCAGATCAGCTCCTGACCCAGCATTCAAAGAAAGACGCTATGGAAGTCTGGTTTTGTGGGCCCACAGGCTGGGCCAAAATATTAGAAAAGGAATTACAGGAAAGGTTACCAGGGGCATTACTTTTTCGTCAGGAAGCTTTTGAGTTGCGATAA
- a CDS encoding NAD(P)-binding domain-containing protein has translation MNHTPCFRRARHVSTIIIGGGQAGLAISYYLSQRAIDHLILERGEVANSWRHERWDSLRLLTPNWQTRLPGHCYQGLKPDDYMTMPEIIDFIGQFAQQISAPIQCGTTVTAVHRVDQSYHVRTTQGDWVCSTLVIASGAFNIPVVPEFGRQLAGTITTITPHQYRNPAQLADGGVLVVGASATGLQLADEIQQSGRQVILAVGEHVRMPRYYRGRDILWWMETTGLSDQRYDEVDDITRARQVPSPQLAGSSEHRALDLNRLTSQGVQIVGRLSGIRDHTAQFAGSLPNVCKLADLKLGRLLSIIDQWIEAHGLGAKFGEPDRLEPTDVGGSPRLDLNLASGEIKTIIWATGFRPDYSWLKLPVLDRKGMLIHDGGIVNAPGMYILGLPFMRRRKSSFIHGVTDDAYDISQHLANYLSSVHKRKLVSVA, from the coding sequence ATGAACCATACTCCTTGTTTTCGACGAGCCCGTCATGTCTCCACCATTATTATTGGTGGCGGCCAGGCGGGCCTGGCAATTAGTTATTACCTGTCGCAACGTGCAATTGATCATCTGATTCTTGAGCGTGGTGAAGTGGCGAATTCCTGGCGCCATGAGCGCTGGGATTCGTTGCGTCTGTTAACACCTAATTGGCAAACCCGCCTTCCAGGCCACTGCTATCAGGGTCTAAAGCCCGATGACTATATGACTATGCCTGAGATTATCGACTTTATTGGCCAGTTTGCGCAGCAGATATCCGCTCCGATACAGTGTGGAACTACGGTTACTGCGGTGCACCGGGTTGATCAAAGCTATCATGTCAGGACAACACAGGGTGACTGGGTATGTAGTACTTTGGTTATTGCCAGTGGTGCCTTTAATATTCCGGTGGTCCCTGAATTCGGTCGCCAGCTAGCGGGAACGATAACGACAATCACACCTCATCAATACAGGAACCCGGCGCAATTGGCCGATGGCGGCGTGCTAGTGGTTGGAGCTTCAGCAACAGGCTTACAGCTCGCTGATGAAATACAACAGTCTGGCCGTCAGGTTATTCTCGCAGTCGGTGAGCACGTACGTATGCCTCGCTATTATCGCGGGCGAGATATTTTGTGGTGGATGGAAACGACGGGGCTGTCTGATCAGCGTTATGATGAAGTGGACGATATTACTCGCGCCAGACAGGTACCCTCACCTCAGTTAGCCGGCTCATCTGAACACCGTGCGCTGGACTTAAACCGCTTGACCAGCCAGGGCGTACAGATAGTCGGTCGTTTGTCCGGTATTCGGGATCACACCGCACAATTTGCGGGTTCGCTGCCTAATGTCTGTAAATTAGCTGACCTCAAACTTGGGCGTTTGTTAAGCATAATTGATCAATGGATAGAGGCGCATGGCCTAGGGGCAAAATTTGGTGAACCTGATCGTCTGGAGCCGACAGATGTCGGTGGTTCGCCAAGACTTGACCTGAATCTAGCCAGCGGAGAAATTAAAACCATTATTTGGGCAACTGGATTTCGACCGGATTATTCCTGGCTCAAGTTGCCCGTGTTGGATCGTAAAGGAATGCTGATACATGACGGAGGCATAGTTAACGCACCCGGGATGTATATCCTGGGGTTACCCTTTATGCGTCGACGTAAATCCAGTTTTATTCATGGCGTGACTGATGATGCCTATGATATTAGCCAGCATTTGGCGAATTACCTCAGTAGTGTACATAAACGGAAACTTGTTTCCGTTGCTTAG
- a CDS encoding OsmC family protein → MNMYTKIVNNGVNVGALMEAREALSATPEAAQFTWRATCHWVKGTHSYSEIEGYYGLGEEQRHKKRFTFDADHPETFAADDQGATPVEYVLVGLASCLTTGVASVAQHRNIQLHSVKAMIEGDMDVQGVLGMDKGVRNGFESINVIFEIKADASHEEIEALVAQSQKRSAVYDILSNPTNIMVETMS, encoded by the coding sequence ATGAACATGTACACAAAAATCGTCAATAACGGTGTAAACGTAGGTGCTTTGATGGAGGCTCGTGAAGCGCTTTCAGCAACCCCTGAAGCGGCTCAATTCACTTGGCGAGCAACCTGCCATTGGGTCAAGGGGACACACAGTTATTCCGAGATCGAGGGGTATTATGGCCTGGGTGAAGAACAGAGACACAAAAAGCGCTTTACCTTTGATGCGGATCACCCGGAAACCTTTGCAGCCGACGATCAAGGCGCTACCCCTGTTGAATATGTTTTGGTTGGGTTAGCCAGCTGTTTGACAACCGGAGTGGCTTCTGTTGCTCAGCACCGCAACATTCAGTTGCATAGTGTTAAGGCAATGATCGAAGGTGATATGGATGTACAGGGTGTGTTGGGAATGGACAAAGGTGTGCGTAACGGCTTTGAATCCATCAACGTCATATTTGAAATTAAGGCGGATGCCTCCCATGAAGAGATCGAAGCCTTGGTCGCTCAATCGCAAAAACGCTCTGCGGTTTACGATATCCTCAGTAACCCTACTAATATTATGGTTGAAACAATGTCATGA
- a CDS encoding DUF4242 domain-containing protein gives MAEIFLLREFSPPIGLGDVQKMADETFECMPLYDMSWHESFLSNDGRKMLCHFKAPDAEAVRRVLHLNSASGEIIWTGSIHDAGVQGTINTVVERNFSESASIEELQGLENKGAWCLEMHQVTFIRTFFSMDKKHMFCLYQAPDAESVRIAQRKATMPFDAIWSCQHLKPETQ, from the coding sequence ATGGCCGAAATATTTTTGCTGAGAGAATTTAGTCCACCGATCGGGTTGGGCGATGTCCAAAAAATGGCAGACGAAACTTTCGAATGTATGCCCCTGTACGATATGTCCTGGCATGAGAGCTTTCTAAGTAATGACGGGCGAAAAATGCTTTGTCATTTTAAGGCACCTGATGCGGAGGCGGTCAGGAGAGTACTGCATCTTAATAGTGCTAGCGGTGAAATAATATGGACTGGCTCCATTCACGATGCCGGGGTTCAAGGTACCATTAATACTGTTGTGGAAAGAAATTTCAGCGAGTCGGCGAGTATTGAGGAATTGCAAGGACTTGAGAACAAAGGTGCCTGGTGTCTCGAAATGCACCAGGTTACTTTTATTCGCACCTTCTTTTCCATGGATAAAAAACATATGTTTTGTCTTTATCAGGCACCCGATGCCGAATCCGTACGGATTGCTCAAAGAAAAGCAACTATGCCATTTGACGCGATTTGGTCATGCCAACATCTGAAGCCGGAAACGCAATAA
- a CDS encoding PepSY domain-containing protein, translating to MKNKLITAFITSCLISGAALADDDCTDPVADWQPKEQLRQMMIDNGWEVKRIKVDDGCYEVKGFDRNGHQVEAKFSPASLKIVELEIKFEGSGDASDYLENLSVRQKSENGIGFEDNRAPNKPKVTIE from the coding sequence ATGAAAAACAAACTGATTACTGCCTTTATCACCTCATGTTTAATTAGCGGCGCCGCCCTGGCAGACGATGACTGCACAGACCCTGTCGCAGACTGGCAACCCAAGGAACAGCTCCGTCAGATGATGATAGACAATGGCTGGGAAGTTAAACGTATTAAAGTGGACGATGGCTGTTATGAGGTCAAAGGGTTTGATCGAAATGGTCATCAGGTAGAGGCGAAATTTTCGCCGGCCTCGTTAAAAATAGTAGAACTTGAAATTAAGTTTGAAGGATCGGGAGATGCCTCCGACTACTTGGAAAACCTTAGTGTCAGACAAAAATCGGAAAATGGCATAGGCTTTGAAGATAATAGGGCACCCAATAAACCTAAGGTCACTATCGAGTGA
- a CDS encoding response regulator, which translates to MRILLVEDAEGLGEVIQEQMTAEGHAIDWVQTISHAETSIHTTHYDLILLDLMLPDGSGIDLLKQIRQSGATTPVIILTARDQISDRIKGLNAGADDYLLKPFDLSELSARIAAVARRYAGNPNPLLQIGALEVDLTKHLVSRAGVAINLTAREWALFEALIQRPGTLLSKAQLEDRLYAFGAEIESNTIEVYISRLRKKLGKDQLETVRGLGYRLRRP; encoded by the coding sequence ATGCGTATATTATTGGTAGAGGATGCCGAAGGTTTAGGCGAAGTGATACAGGAGCAAATGACGGCTGAAGGTCATGCCATTGACTGGGTGCAAACTATTTCCCATGCCGAAACCAGCATCCATACCACCCACTATGATTTAATTCTTCTGGATCTGATGCTACCGGATGGCAGTGGCATCGACTTGTTAAAACAAATACGTCAATCCGGGGCGACAACCCCCGTGATTATTTTAACCGCCAGGGATCAAATTTCTGACCGTATCAAAGGGTTAAATGCCGGTGCAGATGATTACCTGTTAAAACCGTTTGATTTGTCAGAACTCTCCGCTCGCATAGCGGCAGTTGCTAGACGCTACGCTGGCAATCCAAACCCCCTGCTTCAGATTGGAGCATTGGAAGTCGACCTGACCAAGCACCTAGTTTCCCGCGCTGGCGTTGCGATCAATTTAACCGCAAGGGAATGGGCTTTGTTTGAAGCCTTGATCCAAAGGCCAGGCACTCTACTTTCGAAAGCACAATTAGAAGACCGTCTTTATGCGTTTGGAGCAGAAATCGAAAGCAATACCATTGAAGTATATATCAGTCGTCTTCGGAAGAAACTGGGGAAGGATCAGTTAGAAACGGTGCGGGGCTTAGGATACCGTCTGAGGCGCCCATGA
- a CDS encoding AAA family ATPase, with protein MMANNRLKLHFLGDLEVIRGQDVQVLPPSKKTRGLLAYLVLHNKPFRREHLCDLLWEIPDDPRGSLRWSLSKLRRLVDDAEHTRIIADRASVSFDASDVEIDITTLHSLVSNDLERKDTQILEDCANRYRGEFLEGLELPNFSDFYTWCIAERERAARSQTILLQELISRLKSQPERALDYHRQLVGLLPYDEAARAAFIRTLISLDRKQEAEQQYQVGIRLLKEISVTGSGLLYKAWREPAKPRTFIKREPSKIVDSGGVQNESLVGRDPEISKLQTLLETAIGGQALFVLLCGEPGIGKSRILEFMAELAQEAGACLLRASAFESKIIGPFALWSDAFRRSQLASAAELLSGDKRISRDQLFRDMSQLVARETRLHPMVVLFDDIHWCDESSAAAIHYVMRTNREQALMVVATARDGELRKNEAVQQAIRGMRHDQLLQELKLGPLSQEALCKLITTRAPQADSQRLSQECVGNPLLAIELARAEVEGDQGSSLDELIEERISRLDEEVKDVLLWLAVLSPNVDLKLLERATGLNGSQLNRALDLAEKHHILQLTQQQFGFFHDLIAKSVYQTISPTRRQIMHRRVAELLEMEMALNLKLAADLAYHAEKSGDPALAARAMVSAGRLCLRFYANEDALNLAHKGFQLTTQLGDAERVCLTLELCEIELTAAPLNDWKMAAEKYISLAEQALDHGALPYARLGYQMASYVRWIHGNWSGAQRASLQAERVTRGGSDEEHIVGMAETALCLTLLEKDLSQAEAMLMEARSLASRKQISTSAISAAQGILRYFDNNLDEAEELLEEARVRCKSAGDRLNEYLANEYLIMIDIERGNFNIAIDRCQQLTAIGEKLREGSEAPFARCLTALCHYALNGESETLDSSIEELRYADAKQRLTYILNRAALLDIQFDDADSAIAHANEALSYAKQLTRNSDILLSHVALVQAGKLLNDRVTWQQHLTAIRAMDMTPVATWARSRANQLLAELN; from the coding sequence ATGATGGCAAATAATAGACTCAAACTACATTTTCTTGGTGACCTTGAAGTCATTCGGGGACAAGATGTGCAAGTCTTACCGCCGTCAAAAAAAACCAGAGGGTTACTTGCCTACCTGGTGCTTCATAACAAACCCTTTCGGCGTGAACACCTCTGCGATTTGCTCTGGGAGATCCCTGATGACCCTCGCGGTTCGCTGCGTTGGAGCCTATCCAAACTAAGGCGCTTGGTGGATGATGCGGAGCATACCCGCATTATCGCCGACCGCGCCAGCGTATCCTTTGATGCCAGCGATGTTGAGATCGATATCACTACCTTGCACAGTCTGGTTAGCAACGATCTGGAAAGAAAAGACACACAAATTTTAGAGGATTGTGCGAATCGATACCGTGGGGAGTTTTTGGAAGGGCTTGAACTGCCAAACTTCTCTGATTTTTACACTTGGTGTATTGCTGAGCGAGAGAGGGCTGCCCGTTCCCAGACCATCTTATTGCAGGAGCTGATCAGCCGATTGAAAAGCCAGCCTGAAAGAGCTCTGGACTATCATCGACAATTGGTGGGGTTGCTGCCCTATGATGAAGCTGCCCGTGCGGCATTCATTCGAACGCTGATCTCGCTCGATCGTAAGCAGGAAGCTGAACAACAATATCAGGTCGGTATTCGCCTGCTCAAGGAAATCTCGGTAACAGGCTCTGGGCTGCTGTATAAAGCTTGGCGGGAACCCGCTAAACCCCGTACTTTCATTAAAAGAGAACCTTCCAAAATTGTTGACTCGGGGGGAGTCCAGAATGAATCTCTGGTTGGCCGTGACCCTGAAATCAGCAAATTGCAGACCCTATTGGAGACGGCAATCGGGGGCCAGGCTCTTTTTGTACTCTTGTGTGGTGAACCAGGTATCGGTAAAAGCCGAATCCTCGAATTCATGGCAGAATTAGCGCAGGAGGCAGGAGCCTGTTTGCTGCGTGCCAGCGCCTTTGAGTCTAAAATTATTGGGCCTTTTGCCCTATGGAGTGATGCATTTCGCCGTTCCCAGTTAGCGAGCGCAGCTGAACTACTCAGTGGTGATAAGCGTATCTCACGCGATCAGCTCTTTCGTGATATGAGTCAACTGGTTGCCAGGGAAACACGCCTACACCCGATGGTTGTGCTGTTTGACGATATCCATTGGTGTGATGAATCCAGTGCCGCTGCTATTCACTATGTCATGCGAACCAACCGTGAGCAAGCCTTAATGGTTGTCGCTACTGCGCGCGACGGGGAATTGCGTAAGAATGAAGCTGTTCAGCAGGCTATCCGGGGAATGCGACATGATCAACTATTGCAGGAGTTAAAACTCGGACCGCTTTCCCAGGAGGCTTTATGCAAACTGATCACCACGCGAGCACCACAGGCAGACAGTCAACGATTAAGTCAGGAGTGTGTTGGTAATCCGCTGTTGGCAATAGAGTTGGCTCGCGCTGAAGTTGAAGGTGATCAAGGTAGCTCACTTGATGAGCTGATAGAGGAACGAATTTCTCGTCTTGATGAAGAGGTTAAAGACGTCTTATTGTGGCTGGCCGTATTGTCACCGAATGTTGATTTAAAACTGCTGGAAAGAGCCACGGGCTTAAATGGCAGTCAGCTCAACCGGGCTCTGGATCTTGCGGAAAAGCACCATATTTTGCAGCTGACACAACAGCAATTTGGATTTTTCCATGACCTTATAGCAAAAAGTGTTTATCAGACAATCTCGCCGACTCGACGCCAAATTATGCACCGCCGTGTTGCTGAGCTTTTAGAGATGGAGATGGCCCTGAACCTTAAGTTGGCAGCCGACCTAGCTTACCATGCGGAAAAAAGTGGTGACCCTGCGCTTGCCGCCCGAGCGATGGTGTCGGCGGGGCGGCTTTGCCTGCGTTTTTATGCTAATGAAGATGCGCTGAACCTTGCCCATAAGGGGTTCCAGTTGACGACGCAACTGGGCGATGCTGAACGGGTCTGTCTAACACTGGAATTGTGCGAAATAGAACTAACAGCTGCACCTTTGAATGATTGGAAAATGGCCGCAGAGAAGTATATTTCACTGGCAGAGCAAGCCCTGGATCATGGGGCCTTGCCTTATGCAAGGCTGGGATATCAAATGGCCAGCTATGTTCGCTGGATTCATGGCAACTGGTCCGGCGCACAACGTGCCTCTCTGCAGGCAGAAAGAGTGACACGTGGTGGTAGCGATGAAGAGCATATCGTGGGTATGGCCGAGACCGCCTTGTGTCTGACTTTGTTGGAAAAGGATTTATCGCAGGCGGAGGCTATGTTAATGGAAGCCCGATCATTAGCGTCTCGCAAACAAATCAGCACCTCTGCAATATCCGCCGCACAAGGAATTCTTCGTTATTTTGATAACAACCTCGATGAAGCGGAAGAATTACTAGAGGAAGCCCGTGTTCGTTGCAAGTCCGCAGGCGATAGACTCAATGAGTATCTGGCCAATGAATACCTCATCATGATAGATATCGAACGTGGAAATTTTAATATTGCGATTGACCGTTGCCAGCAATTGACCGCCATTGGTGAAAAACTGCGTGAAGGGAGCGAAGCACCTTTTGCGAGGTGTCTTACTGCACTGTGTCACTATGCCCTTAATGGTGAGAGCGAAACACTTGACAGTAGCATTGAGGAATTACGCTATGCTGATGCCAAACAGCGATTAACCTACATTCTGAACCGGGCCGCGTTATTGGACATCCAGTTTGACGATGCCGATTCTGCAATCGCACATGCAAATGAAGCTCTGAGTTATGCGAAGCAGCTTACCCGCAATTCTGACATTCTGTTATCTCATGTGGCGTTAGTCCAAGCTGGCAAATTACTTAACGATAGGGTTACCTGGCAACAGCACTTGACAGCGATAAGAGCGATGGATATGACACCGGTAGCAACCTGGGCCCGTTCACGTGCTAACCAACTATTGGCAGAATTAAATTAA
- the cysK gene encoding cysteine synthase A, with protein sequence MPRYENILQTIGNTPLVKLQKLAPPDVNLYVKIESFNPMGSIKDRMAQAVIESAEQSGELQPGQTVIEATSGNTGIGLAMVCAQKGYPLVVTMAENFSIERRKLLRFLGAKVVLTPASEKGTGMLSKAMELAETHGYFLCRQFENEANADVHSRTTAQEIISDFAAEPLHYWVSGFGTGGTLKGVARALKAAKPETTVVAVEPDNSQVLGSGISQPRNPDGSISESHPYFRPHLMQGWSPDFVSRLTEEAMSARLVDEVVPVSGDEALRLSQALAQREGIFVGISSGATLAGALQIAERSPAGTNIVCMLPDTGERYMSTPLFEGISEEMNEEETLLSQSTPGCRFETPQAVAQPKNGGQLPSVALDVNAISFVDEAITSHPVVMFALEWCEFCWSVRKLFNTLNIDYLSVDLDSVAYQKQNKGGNIRQVLTSRLGVSTIPQIFIGGQPIGGSTELFAAYQNGSLQAQLKALNIDFKDTLGLVAADLLPKWLHPRKSA encoded by the coding sequence ATGCCACGTTACGAAAACATTCTTCAGACTATCGGAAACACACCATTGGTAAAACTGCAAAAGTTGGCGCCACCTGATGTTAATCTCTATGTCAAAATAGAGTCATTTAACCCCATGGGTTCTATCAAGGATCGAATGGCGCAGGCCGTCATCGAATCCGCAGAACAAAGTGGCGAACTTCAACCAGGACAAACGGTTATTGAGGCCACCAGTGGTAATACCGGTATCGGACTAGCCATGGTCTGTGCGCAAAAGGGTTATCCTTTGGTCGTCACTATGGCCGAAAATTTCAGCATCGAACGACGTAAATTGTTGCGTTTTCTCGGTGCCAAGGTAGTGCTCACCCCGGCCTCAGAAAAGGGTACAGGGATGCTTAGCAAGGCCATGGAATTAGCCGAAACACATGGTTATTTTTTATGTCGGCAGTTTGAAAATGAAGCCAATGCCGATGTTCACTCCAGAACAACCGCCCAAGAGATTATTAGCGATTTTGCCGCTGAACCATTGCACTATTGGGTGTCTGGTTTTGGGACCGGAGGAACGCTGAAAGGTGTCGCTCGCGCATTGAAAGCTGCCAAGCCGGAAACCACAGTAGTTGCGGTTGAGCCTGACAACTCTCAGGTCCTCGGTAGCGGGATATCCCAACCACGCAATCCAGATGGTTCCATTTCCGAGAGCCATCCTTACTTCAGACCTCATCTTATGCAAGGTTGGAGTCCTGACTTTGTCTCACGCCTGACGGAAGAAGCTATGTCGGCTCGACTGGTCGATGAAGTAGTACCGGTTTCAGGCGATGAGGCATTGCGTCTTTCTCAAGCGTTAGCACAACGTGAAGGAATTTTTGTCGGAATATCCAGCGGTGCTACACTGGCAGGAGCCTTGCAGATTGCCGAGCGATCGCCCGCAGGAACCAATATTGTTTGTATGTTGCCCGATACAGGCGAACGTTACATGTCCACCCCATTATTTGAGGGTATCTCAGAGGAGATGAATGAAGAAGAAACCTTGTTATCACAATCCACGCCCGGATGCCGATTTGAAACACCACAAGCTGTAGCACAGCCAAAGAACGGGGGGCAACTGCCATCCGTAGCGCTGGATGTGAATGCCATTAGCTTCGTGGATGAAGCCATTACTTCGCATCCAGTCGTCATGTTCGCACTTGAGTGGTGCGAGTTCTGTTGGTCGGTTCGTAAACTCTTTAATACGCTGAACATTGACTACCTTAGCGTTGATCTTGACTCCGTCGCTTATCAAAAACAAAACAAGGGTGGGAATATTCGTCAAGTCCTGACCAGCCGGTTGGGGGTATCGACTATTCCACAGATTTTTATTGGCGGCCAACCTATTGGCGGTAGTACCGAGCTCTTTGCCGCCTATCAAAATGGCTCCCTTCAGGCTCAGCTAAAGGCCCTTAATATTGATTTCAAAGATACCCTTGGCCTGGTCGCCGCTGACCTGTTACCAAAATGGCTGCACCCTCGTAAAAGCGCATGA
- a CDS encoding HAMP domain-containing histidine kinase, with the protein MKTKSLQKTLGVGLTVGMTLLWMVALLSAIFVAQSKLNALFDSALAETAQRLMPLAVVEIINTEDPRQLQNIMPFDAHDEQLVYLIRDEFGTILLQSHNADPTVFNQKLLKGFSSSATHRFYGATAVQDTLHIEVAEPLIQRREAIIKMAITLLWPLVLLIPLCFIGTWLFVRYSLRHVLAYRNEIESRGSSDLSPPRMQGLPTEILPIAESVNNLLDRLRRALEAERSFTANSAHELRTPIATALAQIQRLQQEVSAGPIQERITKIETSLRGLSGLSEKLMQLAKAEGGGLLSTEQHDLISLLQLIVDDLRRSPSAAKMNLTLPENGKFMSVIDPDAFAILIRNLLDNAINHGTQNQPVEINFSATGILQIVNAGSVVPAETLAQLRRPFVRSNTTAPGSGLGLAIADAIVTGLGATMTFNSPATGRTDGFEVRVVFPVIKD; encoded by the coding sequence ATGAAAACAAAAAGTCTTCAGAAAACCCTGGGAGTTGGCTTAACCGTTGGTATGACTTTACTGTGGATGGTTGCTCTTTTAAGTGCCATCTTCGTTGCACAAAGCAAACTTAATGCATTGTTTGATAGCGCACTGGCAGAAACGGCTCAACGTTTAATGCCGCTTGCCGTGGTTGAAATAATCAATACTGAAGACCCCAGACAACTGCAAAATATAATGCCTTTCGACGCCCATGATGAGCAGCTTGTTTACCTGATTCGTGACGAATTCGGTACAATTCTACTACAGTCTCATAACGCTGACCCGACGGTTTTTAATCAAAAACTACTTAAAGGGTTTAGCTCATCGGCGACGCACCGGTTTTATGGCGCGACAGCGGTACAAGATACCCTGCATATCGAGGTTGCCGAACCGCTAATTCAAAGACGAGAAGCCATCATCAAAATGGCCATCACTTTATTATGGCCGTTAGTATTACTTATCCCTCTTTGCTTTATAGGAACCTGGCTATTTGTCCGCTACAGTTTGCGCCATGTCCTTGCCTACCGTAATGAAATTGAATCCCGCGGCAGCAGCGATCTTTCACCGCCCAGAATGCAAGGCTTGCCAACTGAAATCCTCCCTATCGCTGAGTCTGTCAATAATTTACTGGATCGCTTACGCCGAGCGCTGGAGGCAGAACGATCATTTACGGCTAACAGCGCCCATGAATTACGCACACCAATTGCCACCGCTTTGGCACAAATTCAGAGGTTACAACAAGAAGTTTCGGCAGGACCCATCCAGGAGAGAATAACCAAAATTGAAACATCATTACGAGGATTATCCGGTTTATCAGAAAAATTAATGCAGCTGGCCAAGGCGGAAGGGGGCGGGCTTTTATCCACAGAACAACACGATCTTATTAGTCTGTTACAGCTGATCGTTGACGACCTACGGCGGTCACCCTCTGCCGCAAAGATGAACCTAACCCTACCGGAAAACGGAAAATTTATGTCCGTCATCGACCCGGATGCTTTTGCAATTCTAATTCGCAATTTATTGGATAATGCCATCAATCACGGGACTCAGAATCAACCGGTGGAAATAAACTTTTCTGCTACGGGTATATTACAAATTGTTAATGCCGGAAGCGTTGTTCCAGCAGAGACACTCGCGCAACTGCGACGACCTTTTGTCAGGTCAAATACGACGGCTCCAGGTTCGGGGCTTGGGCTGGCAATTGCTGACGCTATAGTCACAGGCCTAGGTGCGACTATGACATTTAATTCCCCTGCGACCGGCCGTACCGATGGGTTTGAAGTCAGGGTAGTTTTTCCGGTGATTAAAGATTGA